A section of the Glandiceps talaboti chromosome 8, keGlaTala1.1, whole genome shotgun sequence genome encodes:
- the LOC144439116 gene encoding microsomal glutathione S-transferase 2-like, with protein sequence MTAIELENIVFPAIVSLLAAYQLGNFALAVGKQRQKHKITPPAITGEPMFERAIRAQQNTVEFMPMFLVALWMDALFFNPIPASIVGLVYLHARNEYFYAYIEDAEKRVPPFKRSVQMLKALLVQSSLGITQCLLLKYAGFNLKETVVGVLPFKLPI encoded by the exons ATGACTGCTATCGAGTTAGAAAATATCGTTTTCCCAGCAATAGTGTCCCTGTTGGCAGCCTATCAACTTG GTAATTTTGCCCTGGCTGTAGGTAAGCAGAGACAGAAACACAAAATCACCCCACCAGCAATAACAGGAGAACCAATGTTTGAAAGAGCCATTCGTGCACA ACAGAACACTGTGGAATTTATGCCAATGTTCCTGGTTGCCCTGTGGATGGATGCACTCTTCTTCAACCCAA TACCAGCATCTATTGTTGGTTTAGTATATCTACATGCAAGGAATGAGTATTTCTATGCTTACATTGAAGATGCAGAGAAAAG AGTACCACCATTCAAGAGAAGTGTCCAGATGTTGAAAGCGTTATTAGTTCAAAGTTCACTGGGTATCACACAATGTCTTCTGCTTAAATATGCAGGCTTCAATCTGAAAGAAACAGTTGTTGGTGTGTTACCCTTCAAATTGCCAATCTAG
- the LOC144439442 gene encoding protein arginine N-methyltransferase 9-like, whose product MATNRHSSSIGVEDEQTEVKVALALQSLHSSSECLERKNYGKAFAHFLLVLKLVPEWRVDVRHNFCLALTEWTTTLERLGRIHDMLECYQQAYEVDPDNEIIHNEMGSVLFRLGFKDEAAVWFRKALTINPDFVLAKDNLNNVSSALVERWHFKMLNDKVRNQAYKVAIEKAVQNGFDTVLDIGTGTGILSMFAVKAGAKRVYGCEMSKTMFGVAKDVLVTNHMSDKIHLLNIKSTDIIVPTHLPERVSLVVTETMDAGLLGEGIMETMQHAWKHLLDNKVCCVGCRINTQVIPRSATVFAQIIESKELRQQHRVIQKKIGNLDLSKSEIISNCMATNLNDVSLTEDPYTSEVLNRLKGGYTALTEVFQVITLDFNHPQVMLSSTPNTPPKIYHLQTVKTGQLDAVVCWFTLQLDQHTHLSTSPQSQSCWEQAVYPIYMEQCHGSATVETGNKVTVKVTCQQNHLSFDVSRVDDVQQVGTGSMPCDKEGTDTVPFDKVRTDAMPCDKDRTGTVPSDKDRTDTVPSDKDSTDTVPSDKDSTDTVPSDKDGTDTVPFDKVRTDAMPCDTDRTGRVTSDKDRTDTVPSDKDSTDTVPCDKDRTGTVPSYKYRTDTVSSDKDMTDTVSSDKDMTNTMSSGKDRTDTVPCDKDMTDAMPSRKDRTDAVPCDKDRADVMPSDKDRTDTVPCDKDRADAMPSDKDRTDTVPCDKGRTDTLPCDKDMTNTTECANITPESNQVADSKKDITQHFTLSCEEISAINDSTYQTAMQNAISRCVAKRCKDKQEKSQCGTKEEETPSQNFVAMDISHNFSLGGMYAAQAGCSKVLYPNQSLDCQAILQCLCECNDIADDKIEYTDIETNDKVDLLIVDVVERTGSIKQQIVEDVAIARASYLHPNACIIPCGVSIHGICIESDTLLEESRVMNDDNTLGLHIAPFINMYKTSTHMDINLSTLPHHSLTPSFHIMDIDWTADLDLDSHPLDTKTCLTVPVSTTGTLHAVLIWYDLHMDEDTIISTLDDVTHWQQSAIILEDNVNVVKGDSVEMKVTLQKSCIDISIVS is encoded by the exons atggcaacaaacaGACATTCCTCATCAATTGGTGTTGAGGATGAGCAAACAGAAGTAAAAGTAGCTTTAGCGTTGCAGTCCCTTCACAGCAGTAGTGAATGCCTGGAGAGAAAGAACTATGGCAAGGCATTTGCACACTTTCTACTAGTGTTGAAACTTGTACCAGAGTGGAGAGTAGATGTACGCCATAATTTCTGCCTAGCCCTCACAGAATGGACAACGACATTGGAAAGACTTGGCAGAATTCATGATATGTTGGAATGTTATCAACAAGCTTATGAAGTTGACCCTGATAATGAAATTATACACAATGAAATGGGATCTGTTCTTTTCAG GTTAGGATTCAAAGATGAAGCAGCAGTATGGTTTAGGAAAGCTTTGACAATCAATCCAGACTTTGTATTGGCTAAAGACAACCTGAACAATGTCTCATCAGCATTAGTTGAAAGATGGCATTTCAAGATGTTGAACGATAAAGTCAGAAATCAAGCCTATAAGGTAGCCATAGAGAAAGCTGTACAGAATGGTTTTGATACTGTCCTAGATATTGGTACAGGAACTGGAATATTAAG TATGTTTGCTGTCAAGGCTGGAGCTAAACGTGTCTATGGATGTGAAATGTCAAAAACTATGTTTGGAGTTGCCAAAGATGTACTAGTCACCAATCACATGTCAGATAAAATCCACCTGTTAAACATCAAATCCACTGATATTATTGTTCCAACACATCTCCCTGAAAG GGTGTCCTTGGTTGTCACGGAGACAATGGATGCTGGGTTGCTAGGAGAAGGCATAATGGAGACAATGCAACATGCCTGGAAACATCTTTTAGATAACAAGGTATGTTGTGTTGGTTGTAGAATT AATACTCAAGTCATTCCAAGAAGTGCAACAGTCTTTGCCCAAATCATTGAATCAAAGGAATTAAGGCAGCAACACAG AGTGATACAGAAGAAGATTGGTAATTTAGATTTAAGCAAGAGTGAAATTATTAGCAATTGTATGGCCACCAACCTCAATGATGTTAGTCTAACTGAAGACCCATATACCAGTGAAGTACTTAACAGATTGAAAGGTGGTTACACTGCATTGACTGAAGTTTTCCAAGTTATAACATTAGATTTCAACCACCCACAG GTGATGCTTTCCTCAACGCCAAACACTCCACCAAAGATctatcatctacaaactgtGAAGACAGGTCAGCTTGATGCAGTTGTGTGTTGGTTTACTTTACAGCTGGATCAACATACACATCTGAGTACATCaccacaaagtcaaagttgCTGGGAACAAGCTGTATATCCTATCTATATGGAGCAGTGTCATG GTAGTGCTACTGTAGAGACAGGAAACAAAGTTACAGTAAAAGTAACTTGCCAGCAAAACCACCTATCCTTTGATGTAAGCAGAGTGGATGATGTACAACAAGTTGGCACTGGCAGTATGCCATGTGATAAAGAAGGGACTGATACAGTGCCATTTGATAAAGTAAGGACTGATGCCATGCCATGTGATAAAGACAGGACTGGTACAGTACCATCAGATAAAGACAGGACTGATACAGTGCCATCAGATAAAGACAGCACTGATACAGTGCCATCAGATAAAGACAGCACTGATACAGTGCCATCAGATAAAGATGGTACTGATACAGTGCCATTTGATAAAGTAAGGACTGATGCCATGCCATGTGATACAGACAGGACTGGTAGAGTAACATCAGATAAAGACAGGACTGATACAGTGCCATCAGATAAAGACAGCACTGATACAGTGCCATGTGATAAAGACAGGACTGGTACAGTGCCATCTTATAAATACAGGACCGATACAGTATCATCTGATAAAGACATGACTGATACAGTGTCATCTGATAAAGACATGACTAATACCATGTCATCTGGTAAAGATAGAACTGATACAGTGCCATGTGATAAAGACATGACTGATGCCATGCCATCTCGTAAAGATAGAACTGATGCAGTGCCATGTGATAAAGACAGGGCTGATGTCATGCCATCTGATAAAGACAGGACTGATACAGTGCCATGTGATAAAGACAGGGCTGATGCCATGCCATCTGATAAAGACAGGACTGATACAGTGCCATGTGATAAAGGCAGGACTGATACTTTGCCATGTGATAAAGACATGACTAATACCACAGAATGCGCTAACATCACCCCTGAATCAAATCAAGTTGCTGACTCTAAGAAAGATATAACTCAGCATTTCACTCTATCATGTGAAGAAATCTCAGCAATAAATGACTCAACATATCAAACTGCCATGCAAAATGCCATATCCAGATGTGTTGCTAAGAGATGTAAAGACAAACAAGAGAAATCCCAGTGTGGTACAAAAGAAGAAGAGACACCGAGTCAAAActttgttgccatggatatTAGCCATAATTTCTCTCTTGGTGGCATGTATGCTGCCCAAGCTGGATGTAGTAAAGTGTTGTATCCTAACCAATCATTAGACTGCCAGGCTATTTTACAGTGTCTATGTGAGTGTAATGATATAGCTGATGATAAGATTGAATACACTGACATAGAAACCAATGATAAGGTGGATCTATTGATTGTTGATGTAGTGGAAAGGACTGGTAGTATAAAACAACAGATTGTAGAAGATGTAGCTATCGCAAG AGCCAGCTATCTACATCCCAATGCCTGTATCATTCCATGTGGAGTCAGCATACATGGTATTTGTATAGAGTCGGACACATTGCTGGAAGAAAGTCGGGTTATGAATGATGACAACACCCTTGGCTTACACATAGCACCATTCATCAATATGTACAAG ACCAGCACTCATATGGATATCAACTTATCCACTTTGCCACACCACAGCCTAACACCATCATTCCATATCATGGACATAGACTGGACagctgaccttgaccttgattCACACCCACTTGATACTAAGACATGTCTAACAGTACCTGTATCTACAACTGGTACTCTCCATGCTGTTCTAATTTGGTATGATTTACACATGGATGAAGACACCATAATATCAACATTAGATGATGTAACACATTGGCAACAGTCAGCTATCATTCTAGAGGATAATGTCAATGTTGTCAAAGGAGATAGCGTAGAAATGAAAGTGACTCTACAGAAGAGTTGTATTGATATCAGTATTGTATCATGA
- the LOC144439078 gene encoding NADH dehydrogenase [ubiquinone] 1 subunit C2-like codes for MGVPDDNPVFNRHVLTFSYLGLFTSIINNGITRRPVFSGFHRHLLSIALGGALGYAVRKFERRHWAERDWYIAEYISRHPEDFKEEKKPDLRDVFEAWVPVK; via the exons ATGGGTGTCCCAGACGATAATCCCGTTTTTAATCGCCAcgttttgacattttcatatcttGGATTGTTTACTTCCATTATAAACAATGGAATAACAAGAAGACCAGTGTTTAGTG GATTCCACAGACATCTGCTATCAATTGCTCTTGGTGGTGCCTTAGGTTACGCTGTGAGGAAATTCGAACGAAGACATTGGGCAGAAAGGGACTGGTATATTGCTGAGTACATCAGCAGACATCCTGAAGATTTCAAAGAAGAAA AGAAACCGGATCTTCGAGATGTATTTGAAGCTTGGGTTCCTGTCAAATGA